A genomic window from Tolypothrix sp. PCC 7910 includes:
- a CDS encoding response regulator codes for MLPEQQQRILGYFIEEARDHLNTIEQGLLNLQSTLNDPEMINEVFRAAHSIKGGAAMLGLSSIQHTSHRLEDCFKVLKENPIQVDQKLESLFLGVSDTLKALLENLSGPFGLSEETANTLMSETEPVFQWLNQHLELLVQQASGGIDSSVAPAMQPAFADNSHTLTEIFMQRDFSAPEEEAPPQKPTPVVTKANDNWGEFQAQVLQTLREMLQLFKQGATQESRQHLQQTCHQLVVLGQTFNLPNWCKLCEAAENAIANPDNSYLTLAKIVITEIKKSQELVLKGKESEIVISQQLEVLLSFPDVELFEVATDLPDEFAIGTTPSAKANNEAIANELAAPTRDNFVNTTNNNIASLPDLTVPVQQDKEIFTTKENSTTETSELFNFLPNNEDEAVLTNQNLDPKGPEVGIAELNTLADLFEGETPELDETWQQEEILDINAANKLSIDTSSSNTEDADSDLADLLSFDEPTSIDESKQTIIQTEDFSLLFGESFLEKENSPAKPLKTSATNSDANNISQNDRNLSSSTNESLREFTEILQEYPGDIAPQDVVQDLLSLELDENNLLSLDELHQPDTEASFDDLFSETSNDSLLEEISPINFPQPESLSLDNPFTDLVENPLLSTSESTLDDLFDPQATVARDYDISADDLSNFWNEEAGAEPQLEFGSRVEQDVAKALEESLFTAAHDFLDDSELAQSSASSFEVKDFNLTLQPDDEQFDLMFEADAGDDLFADLASENTAISPADATELPVTEIRSLTPEESDVYEGLSLHSPLPATTLPPELDFTPEFTNQPSTDNTFGSFGDNDLFDAINDNSGDNPQLLFENINTTHSTYIQLEPSEIRISDTHELGLGDNLLSTSADLELDLNESTEVQQRPANLDLFANTETAETTNDNVSNLDLGADLLKTQNDLELGLNESTEVQQRPVNLDLFANIETAETTNDEFTTLELGDDLLTTSDALELNFGEAPELAQTENNLDLFANVETAETTNDETSGLELGDDLLTTSDALELNFDEATELAQPENNLDLLANVETVEIANDGVSTLDLGADLLTASYDLELKFNEANLVQSDNNLDLLANVETVEITNDEFSTLDLGADLLSTSDDLELNLNEATLVQSDNNLDLLANVETVEITNNEVSTLDLGADLLSTSDDLELNFGEATELAQPENNLDLLANVETVEIANNEVSTLDLGHDLLSTLDALELNSNEATLAHLENNLDVLANVETAEKTNDEVSELDLVPDLLGTADNLELNFDEVTELAQPENNLDLLANFEPAETRNDEFLGLDLGTALLGTADNLELNFGEATELAQPENNLDLLTNIEPVETRNDEVSGLDLGTDLLSTSDDLELNLNEATLVQSDNNLDVLANVETAEKTNDEVSGLDLGTNLLTTSDDLELNFDEATELAYLEINLDLLANVEPAETKNDEVSGLELGADLLTTSDDLDLNFNEVTELARPEINLEILETAETTLADSPEINLLDDLLATETILQAEITLEDAANTQDTDAAMSTTGYAYADSVVELDVLDAANDLSASLENITHADEVATITAAEAELDVPPSTPEDEFAELETLLEEELASPLPEEDFAALEALLDTDLNEQPSAAPLPVYPQQSQPSTAYNNVSTAATSSELEDEFGDLEKLLAEADQTISHSPSIKSTPGKAARPATRRGARFEETMKVPVKQLDDMSNLVGELVVNRNTLEQDHERLRQSLDNLLIQVQQLSDVGARMQELYERSLLEASLLATRKHRESGGSSGDSNSDRGFSELEMDRFTPFHTLSQEMIEMIVRVRESASDIDFVTEETERVARQFRQATTQLQEGLTRARMVPFSQAIDRLRRGVRDNAIKYGKQVELMIEGGDTLIDKMILDHLTDPLTHMLNNAIAHGIETPEVRQAAGKNPVGEIKIRAFHQGNQTVISVGDDGAGIDTEKIKAKALKLGMLTAEEAKTITRIEIYNLLFHSGFSIKDEADEISGRGVGMDIVRSEISEVRGAVSTDSAIGKGTTFTIRLPLTLSICKALCCVSDKARIAFPMDGVEDTLDIPVKSIQQNADGQTFIAWRDTVLPFRPLKELLAFNRQISRGSVYGGTRDDDMVSVVVVRSANNLLALQIDLVLSEQEIVIKQFEGPAPKPLGVAGATVLGDGRIMPIADVLEIMDIFQGRMSKQNGGIWQQKPAQTLPEVPVEKIDPTVLIVDDSITVRELLSLTFNKAGYRVEQARDGQEAWDKLRSGLPCDIVFCDIEMPRCDGLELLSRIQKDNNLNHLPIAMLTSRGADKHRQMAIQLGASGYFTKPYLEEALLEAAVRMLKGEKLILNTTA; via the coding sequence ATGCTGCCGGAACAACAACAGCGCATTTTAGGTTACTTTATTGAAGAAGCAAGAGACCACCTGAATACCATTGAGCAGGGGTTGTTAAATCTTCAGAGTACCCTGAACGATCCAGAAATGATCAACGAAGTCTTCCGGGCTGCTCACTCCATTAAAGGAGGAGCGGCGATGCTTGGTTTGAGTAGCATCCAGCATACATCTCACCGCCTAGAAGATTGTTTCAAGGTTCTTAAAGAAAATCCGATTCAGGTTGACCAAAAGTTAGAGTCCTTATTTCTCGGGGTTTCTGATACCCTCAAAGCGCTGCTAGAGAATTTGAGCGGCCCATTTGGTTTGTCAGAAGAGACAGCTAATACATTGATGTCGGAAACTGAGCCAGTCTTTCAATGGCTGAATCAGCATTTGGAACTACTTGTACAACAAGCAAGCGGTGGTATAGACAGTAGCGTTGCACCAGCAATGCAGCCAGCTTTTGCTGATAACTCCCACACACTGACAGAAATCTTCATGCAACGGGATTTCTCCGCTCCGGAAGAAGAAGCACCACCCCAAAAGCCTACGCCAGTTGTTACCAAAGCAAATGATAACTGGGGTGAGTTTCAAGCTCAAGTGCTGCAAACGCTACGAGAAATGTTGCAGCTATTTAAACAAGGAGCAACCCAGGAAAGTCGGCAACATCTCCAGCAAACTTGTCACCAATTAGTCGTATTGGGTCAGACATTTAATTTGCCCAACTGGTGTAAGTTATGCGAAGCCGCAGAAAATGCGATCGCTAATCCAGATAATAGTTATCTAACTCTGGCAAAAATTGTCATTACAGAAATTAAAAAATCTCAGGAATTAGTTCTTAAAGGTAAAGAATCTGAGATTGTCATTAGCCAGCAGCTAGAAGTTCTTTTGAGTTTCCCTGACGTTGAGTTATTTGAAGTTGCTACTGATTTACCGGATGAGTTTGCAATTGGGACAACTCCATCCGCTAAAGCTAATAATGAAGCGATCGCTAATGAGTTAGCTGCTCCAACGCGAGATAATTTTGTCAATACCACTAATAACAATATAGCTAGCTTACCTGACCTAACAGTACCCGTTCAACAAGATAAAGAGATTTTTACAACTAAAGAAAATTCTACCACTGAGACTTCTGAATTATTCAACTTCTTGCCAAATAATGAAGATGAAGCAGTACTGACTAATCAAAATCTTGACCCCAAAGGGCCAGAAGTTGGAATTGCTGAGTTAAATACACTTGCTGATTTATTTGAAGGTGAAACTCCCGAACTAGATGAAACTTGGCAACAAGAGGAAATTTTAGACATTAATGCAGCCAACAAATTAAGTATTGATACCAGCAGTAGCAACACTGAAGATGCTGATAGTGATTTAGCTGATTTACTATCTTTTGATGAACCTACCAGTATTGATGAATCTAAACAAACTATTATTCAAACAGAAGATTTCAGCCTATTATTTGGTGAAAGCTTCCTAGAAAAAGAAAATTCTCCTGCGAAACCTCTAAAAACATCAGCAACAAACTCTGATGCCAATAATATTTCTCAAAATGATAGAAATTTAAGCTCATCTACTAATGAAAGTCTCAGAGAATTTACAGAAATTCTGCAAGAATACCCTGGTGATATTGCCCCACAAGATGTGGTGCAAGATTTATTGAGTCTAGAACTAGATGAAAACAATCTGCTGTCTCTTGATGAATTACATCAACCAGATACAGAAGCCAGTTTTGATGATTTATTCTCAGAAACTTCAAATGACAGTTTATTAGAAGAAATTTCTCCAATTAACTTCCCACAGCCAGAAAGCTTGTCTTTGGATAATCCATTTACTGACTTGGTAGAAAATCCTCTACTTTCTACTAGCGAATCAACACTTGACGATTTATTTGATCCGCAAGCAACAGTAGCGAGGGATTATGATATTTCAGCAGACGATTTAAGCAACTTCTGGAATGAAGAAGCTGGCGCAGAACCACAGCTAGAATTTGGTTCTCGGGTTGAGCAAGATGTCGCCAAAGCGCTAGAGGAGAGTTTGTTTACAGCTGCTCATGACTTTTTGGATGATAGCGAGTTAGCTCAATCCTCAGCATCGTCTTTTGAAGTAAAAGATTTTAATCTGACTCTTCAGCCAGATGATGAGCAGTTTGATCTGATGTTTGAAGCCGATGCTGGAGATGATTTATTTGCAGATTTGGCATCAGAAAACACAGCTATTTCTCCTGCTGATGCTACCGAACTACCTGTGACAGAAATTCGTAGCTTGACACCAGAGGAAAGCGATGTTTATGAAGGACTCAGCCTACACTCACCACTCCCCGCAACAACATTACCTCCCGAATTAGATTTCACCCCAGAATTCACTAATCAGCCATCAACAGACAATACATTTGGTAGTTTTGGGGATAATGATTTGTTTGATGCCATCAACGACAATAGCGGTGATAATCCACAATTGTTATTTGAGAATATCAACACCACTCACTCAACATATATTCAGCTTGAACCTTCAGAAATCAGGATTTCTGATACTCACGAATTAGGTTTAGGCGATAATTTACTGTCAACATCAGCCGATTTAGAACTAGATTTAAACGAATCTACAGAAGTACAACAGCGTCCAGCAAATCTAGATTTATTCGCAAATACTGAAACAGCAGAAACAACTAATGATAATGTTTCAAACTTAGATTTAGGTGCTGATTTACTAAAAACACAAAATGATTTAGAACTAGGTTTAAATGAATCTACAGAAGTACAGCAGCGTCCAGTAAATCTAGATCTATTCGCAAATATTGAAACCGCAGAAACAACTAATGATGAGTTCACAACATTAGAGTTAGGCGATGATTTACTGACAACATCAGATGCTCTAGAACTGAATTTTGGCGAAGCACCAGAATTAGCACAAACAGAGAATAATCTAGATTTATTCGCAAATGTTGAAACTGCAGAAACAACTAATGACGAGACTTCAGGATTAGAGTTAGGCGATGATTTACTGACAACATCAGATGCTCTAGAACTAAATTTTGATGAGGCAACAGAATTAGCACAGCCGGAAAATAATCTAGATTTATTAGCGAATGTTGAAACTGTAGAAATAGCTAATGATGGGGTTTCAACATTAGATTTAGGTGCTGATTTACTGACAGCATCATATGATTTAGAACTGAAATTTAACGAAGCAAATTTAGTACAATCAGACAATAATCTAGATTTATTAGCGAATGTTGAAACCGTAGAAATAACTAATGACGAGTTTTCAACATTAGATTTAGGTGCTGATTTACTGTCAACATCAGATGATTTAGAACTGAATCTTAACGAAGCAACATTAGTACAATCAGACAATAATCTAGATTTATTAGCGAATGTTGAAACCGTAGAAATAACTAATAACGAGGTTTCAACATTAGATTTAGGTGCTGATTTACTGTCAACATCAGATGATTTAGAACTGAATTTTGGCGAAGCAACAGAATTAGCACAACCGGAAAATAATCTAGATTTATTAGCGAATGTTGAAACCGTAGAAATAGCTAATAACGAGGTTTCAACATTAGATTTAGGTCATGATTTACTATCAACATTAGATGCTCTAGAACTGAATTCCAACGAAGCAACATTAGCACATCTGGAAAATAATCTAGATGTATTGGCAAATGTTGAAACAGCAGAAAAAACTAATGATGAGGTTTCAGAATTAGATTTAGTCCCTGATTTACTGGGAACAGCGGATAATTTAGAACTAAATTTTGATGAGGTAACAGAATTAGCACAGCCGGAAAATAATCTAGATTTATTAGCAAATTTTGAACCTGCGGAAACAAGAAATGATGAGTTTCTAGGATTAGACTTAGGTACTGCTTTACTGGGAACAGCAGATAATTTAGAACTGAATTTCGGCGAAGCAACAGAATTAGCACAACCAGAGAATAATCTAGATTTATTAACGAATATTGAACCTGTAGAAACAAGGAATGATGAGGTTTCAGGATTAGACTTAGGCACTGATTTACTATCAACATCAGATGATTTAGAACTGAATCTTAACGAAGCAACATTAGTACAATCAGACAATAATCTAGATGTATTGGCAAATGTTGAAACAGCAGAAAAAACTAATGATGAGGTTTCAGGATTAGATTTAGGTACTAATTTACTGACAACATCAGATGATTTAGAACTAAATTTTGATGAAGCAACAGAATTAGCATATCTGGAAATTAATCTAGATTTATTAGCAAATGTTGAACCTGCAGAAACAAAGAATGATGAGGTTTCAGGATTAGAGCTAGGCGCTGATTTACTGACAACATCAGATGATTTGGATCTGAATTTTAATGAAGTAACAGAATTAGCACGGCCGGAAATAAATTTAGAGATTTTAGAGACTGCAGAAACGACTCTTGCTGATAGCCCAGAAATAAACTTACTAGATGATTTATTAGCAACAGAAACTATACTGCAAGCCGAAATAACGCTGGAGGACGCAGCAAATACTCAAGATACTGATGCTGCGATGTCTACGACGGGCTACGCCTACGCAGACAGTGTAGTTGAATTAGATGTATTAGATGCAGCAAATGATTTATCTGCGTCCCTGGAGAACATAACCCATGCAGATGAAGTGGCAACAATTACCGCAGCAGAAGCAGAATTGGATGTGCCACCATCAACTCCAGAAGATGAATTTGCTGAATTAGAAACATTACTAGAAGAGGAATTAGCATCCCCCTTACCAGAAGAAGATTTTGCTGCTCTGGAAGCATTGTTGGATACAGATCTCAATGAGCAGCCATCAGCAGCACCTTTACCTGTTTACCCACAACAATCGCAACCATCTACCGCTTACAATAATGTCAGCACTGCTGCTACATCATCGGAATTAGAAGATGAATTTGGTGACTTAGAAAAATTGTTGGCGGAAGCAGATCAAACAATATCTCATTCGCCATCGATCAAATCAACCCCAGGCAAAGCCGCACGTCCTGCAACGCGTCGGGGTGCAAGATTTGAAGAAACGATGAAAGTTCCAGTGAAGCAACTAGATGATATGAGCAATCTAGTTGGGGAACTGGTAGTAAATCGCAATACCTTGGAGCAGGATCACGAACGTCTGCGACAGTCACTAGATAACTTGTTGATTCAGGTACAACAGCTATCTGATGTCGGCGCGCGGATGCAAGAATTATACGAGCGATCGCTACTGGAAGCTTCTTTGTTAGCTACCCGCAAACATAGAGAATCTGGTGGCTCATCAGGTGATTCAAATTCTGACAGGGGTTTCAGTGAATTGGAAATGGATCGGTTTACGCCTTTCCATACACTGTCCCAAGAAATGATTGAAATGATCGTTAGGGTACGTGAGTCAGCGAGTGACATTGACTTTGTGACTGAAGAAACTGAGAGAGTAGCGCGACAGTTTCGGCAAGCCACAACTCAACTGCAAGAGGGATTAACACGGGCCCGAATGGTGCCTTTCTCTCAAGCTATCGATCGCTTGCGGCGAGGAGTACGGGATAATGCCATTAAATATGGTAAGCAAGTGGAGTTAATGATTGAGGGTGGAGATACCTTAATTGACAAAATGATTTTGGATCACCTGACCGATCCACTAACTCATATGCTCAATAATGCGATCGCTCACGGTATTGAAACCCCAGAGGTGCGACAAGCTGCAGGTAAAAATCCTGTGGGAGAAATCAAGATTCGCGCTTTCCACCAAGGTAACCAAACTGTAATCTCTGTGGGCGATGATGGTGCAGGTATCGATACCGAAAAAATCAAAGCCAAGGCTCTGAAGTTGGGAATGCTGACAGCAGAAGAAGCAAAAACCATCACGCGCATCGAAATCTACAACTTGCTGTTCCACTCTGGTTTTAGTATTAAAGACGAGGCTGATGAGATTTCTGGGCGTGGCGTGGGTATGGACATCGTGCGCTCGGAAATTAGCGAAGTGCGCGGGGCAGTTAGCACTGATTCTGCGATCGGTAAGGGAACTACCTTTACAATTCGTCTACCGCTTACCCTGAGTATTTGTAAAGCCCTGTGCTGCGTTTCCGATAAAGCCAGAATCGCCTTCCCAATGGACGGGGTAGAAGATACCCTAGATATCCCTGTCAAGAGTATTCAGCAGAACGCCGATGGGCAAACATTTATTGCTTGGCGAGATACAGTATTGCCATTCCGTCCGCTCAAAGAACTCTTAGCCTTCAATCGCCAAATCAGTCGCGGTAGTGTTTACGGTGGAACTCGCGATGATGATATGGTTTCTGTGGTCGTAGTGCGATCGGCAAATAACCTCCTCGCCTTACAAATTGATCTGGTACTGAGTGAGCAAGAAATTGTAATTAAGCAATTTGAAGGCCCAGCACCCAAACCCTTAGGTGTAGCAGGTGCTACAGTCTTAGGGGATGGTCGGATTATGCCGATTGCTGACGTGCTAGAAATTATGGACATCTTCCAAGGACGGATGTCTAAACAAAATGGTGGCATTTGGCAGCAAAAACCAGCTCAGACTCTGCCAGAAGTCCCAGTTGAGAAAATTGATCCAACAGTGCTGATTGTTGATGACTCAATTACAGTACGAGAATTACTCTCACTCACCTTTAATAAGGCAGGTTACCGCGTAGAACAAGCAAGGGATGGTCAAGAGGCTTGGGATAAACTCCGCTCTGGGTTGCCTTGTGATATCGTATTCTGCGATATTGAAATGCCTCGCTGTGACGGGCTGGAGTTGCTTTCTCGCATCCAGAAAGATAACAACCTCAACCATCTCCCCATTGCCATGCTCACCTCGCGCGGTGCAGATAAGCACAGACAAATGGCTATCCAATTAGGTGCTAGCGGTTACTTTACCAAGCCTTACCTGGAAGAAGCTTTACTAGAAGCAGCAGTGCGAATGCTCAAAGGAGAAAAGCTGATTCTGAATACTACTGCTTAA